The Verrucomicrobiota bacterium region TCCGTCTTGCCCACCGCCGCTTCGGATGGAACATGGAGATCGCGGGCAAAATGCTCATTGAGCGACACATAACGGCCTTCCCGGTCCTTGAGAAATATCTTTTGTGGAATGTTTTCCACGAGGGTTCGGAATTTATTTTCACTCGCCCGCAGCGCCTCTTCGGCCTGCTTGCGATCCGTGATGTCCTGCATTACCGCCACCGCGCCCAACAGGTTGTGCCGGGCATCAAAAAACGGGCCCGCAGCCGCCAGAATATACCGGGCCGGCAGGCCTTTGGCGATGATGGCCATCCCGGCATCATGGACGGTCTCGCCGTGAAACGCGCGGCGCAGCGGGATGGCTTCGGTGGGCAGCGGGGTGGTTCCATCCGGCCCGTAGAGATTATAGTGTTGGCCCCATTCTTCGGGTGGCAGGGCGAGCGCATCCATGCCGTGCCATTCCCGAGCCATCCGGTTGAACAAGACCAGTTTCCCGGTGGCATCACAGGCGACTACGCCGTCGGCGAGATTGTCCAGCAACGTGCGCGTGAATTCCTGCTCCCGGTGGAGGGCTTCCGCCGTCTGTTTGCGCTCCGTGATGTCGTGGATGATGGAATAGAACAATGGGCGGCCTTGAATCCGGATGGTCCCGCCAAATATTTCGACCTCCCGAATGGAACCATCGGCCCGGCGGTGCGCGACTTGGGCCTGGTAGCTTTGGGCGGCGCGCGCGCGTTCCAATTCCAGGTGCATTTTTTCTGGCGGCAGGATGTTGATCTGGGTAATCCGCATGGTTTGGAGTTGCTGACGTGTCCAGCCGTAGAACCGGCAGGCGGCGGGGTTGGCATCCACGATGTTGCCATCCGCGGGATTAAGAATCAACATCACCACGTAGTCGTTTTCAAATAGGCTGCGGTAACGCGTCTCGCTTTCCGCCAGTTCGGTGTCGAGCCGTTCACGTCGCCGCCGGTTGGCCAGGAAGGCTCCCAGGGCGGCGGTGGTCGCTGGGAAAATAAGCAGCACTGGCAGCGTAATGGCCGTGAGCACCCGCTGGGCAGACGCCCAGGGCAGCGCCAGCATCAGTGCCAGCATGACGAGATGCACGACCACCCCCAGTCCGTAAAGTTCGCGCCAGGAAATGTCCTCGAGCGGCCCCTTGCGCCAGTGCCGCCAGGCGATGCCCAGACTGCCGGAGGTCAGCACCACGGCGGCACCGACCCAGGCGGCCGTGCCCCCTTGGGTCACGCGATACACGGCGGTTATCCCCATCGCGATGACGGTGGGGATCGTCCCAAGAAACAAACCGGACACCGCCAGCAGCACCGAGCGGGCGTCAAACACGATGCCGGGCTCCAACCGAAAAGCCGCCAGGATGACGCCGATCCCGATACCCCCCAGAATCAAGCCGAGGAAAACCTGTCGCATCCTTTGCCCAAGGTGGATATGGCGGCTGGATGCCAGGTCAAAGACCACGACCAAAGCCAGCAGCAAAGCGGCGTTATGTAACAGCGCGCTGAGAGTAGTATTATCCATAAAACAAAACACCTGTCAGGAAGTCCGAAATTCGTGGTATAAAATCCAGAATTGAACCACAGATAAACACAGATAGACACAGATAAGACCAAACACCAGTTCGCCATTCCGCACTCCGCATTCTGCATTCATTTGGGTGGTTCCTCCAGCCCCGGGAAATATCGTTTGATGCACTCCGGGCATAGCCCATGGGTAAAGGTGGCTTCGGAATGTTTCTGGATGTAGCTCTCCACCTGATTCCAATAGCCCAGGTCATCGCGGATTTTTTTGCAGCCCGAACAGATCGGCAGCAGTCCGCTCAACGACTTCACCTTGGCCAGCGCCGCTTCCAACTCAGCGTTTTTGACGCGGAGCGCGGCTTCCGCGCATTGACACTCGGCTTTGGCCGCCTGGAGCTGTTCCTGAAACCGATCGGATATGCGCATGACCCGGCAGGTGTGCGCCCAGAGTTTTTCGTAGCTGGCCAGCAGCGTCGCGAACGGTTTCGCCCACGGAGTTTTGCGAAACTCGCCGTCCGCCAGAGTCTCTCGGGCCTGCTGGATGGATTTCTCCTCCTGCTGAAAAATGGTATTATTGTTGGCGATGCTTTCTTTTTTCATGCCACGCCTTTCGTCAAGGGAACCAGGTTGAAACGCACCGCTGTCACCTCCGCCTGAAACTCCTCCCCGCATTCCTTGGCCACGTCATTTTCGGACGCAAAGCGCCAATTGATGGTGACGGGGCGGCCCGCCGTCGCAACTTGGTCCAGCCGGTCAAACATTTTCAAGAGGATCATGGAGGAACTGCTGTTAAAGTAGATCATTTCCACGTTCAGCACCAACGGTGCCTGCGTGACTACGGCCAGATACTGGTCCAGCCAATCGAAAATCGGGCTGTAGAATTTGGCGGCATTTTCCGGATAGGACTCGCCTTTGAGTTCCAGCAAGTGGGTTCCCGGGTCAAAGTGGACTGCGGGCGTGGACCGGGTGGGTTCAAGGTTCAACCGGTTCATGCGGATGGTTCTCCTTCAATGACGGCTTTAATTGAAAAAAAGACATGGGTGTCATCCACGTCGCTAAATGCATGCTCCATCGGGCGGCTGGCTTTGCGGGCCATGTCAATGAAGCCCAGTCCCGCGCCTTTGCGCCCAGGGAGGTCCGCCGCTTTGCGGCGCTCGCGGTAGAGGGCCTTCAGCTCCTCGCGATTCAAGGAGTGGAGTTGCTCCAGTTGTTCCCGGATGGCGTCCATTTTCTCCCGCTGGATCAGGTTGCCGCAAAGCACATAAAAATGCCCGGCTTCACTGCCCACGATGAGCGTGCCAACTCGCAACTCGCCATCCACATTATCGGGCGGCGTGAGCTGGTGGGCGGAATAATTCACGACATTCTGCATCTGCTCGACAAACACGCTGAAGACGCGCTGCACGGTGGTCATGCCGGCGTCTTCCAGTTCCATTTTCTGTTTCAGGGTTTCACCGATGCCTTCGATGACCCGTTGCGAAACCGGGCCGCTGAAGGCAAACATGATGCCCTCCTGTTGCAACCTGGTGTGCAAACCATAGAGTTCATTCAACATAGTTGGACTTTCTTTTAAGTTAAACCTTACCCGACCAGATTGCCAGCGGATACCGCCGTGAAATTTCCCGGCCGCTCCAGCCCGAATCCCATCACCGTGATGTCGTCCCGCTGGGTTTCCCCACCCATGTGGCGCGTCAGCCGCTCGGACAGCAACTGGCGTTGTTCCGCGAATGGTTTCGCATGATGGGCGGCAATAAACTCGCGCAGGGCGTTTTTGCCGAACGGCAGCAGCGATGCCGCCCCCACCTGCCCGAGCAGCCCATCGGTGGTCAGGTAAAATGCCCGGACCTCTGCCAGCGGCACCCGGTGATTCTGAAATTGATGATGCTCCGCCGAGCTTTGATACCCGATGCTCTCGTTGTCGCCTTTGACTTCCACCACCTCCGCGCCGCGCACATAAAAGAGGGATTGCCGCGCGCCGGCGAATTCAAGATAGCCGCCGCTGCGGCTGACGTGGCAGATGGCCATGTCCAGGCCGTCATCGCTTAAGGTGTTTTTCGCCTCGCGGCTCAGGGTGAGCCGGATCAGATGGTTCATCTCGGCCAGCAACCGCGCCGGGCTCCGGTTGCCATGGATGCTTACCGCGCGATGCAGCACGGAGCCGGCCAGCATGGTCAGGATCGCGCCGGCCACCCCGTGCCCGGTGCAATCAATGGCCGCCACCGTGAAATCCCCGCCGCGCTCTTCCAGCCAATAGAGGTCGCCGCCAATTACATCGCGCGGCGACCAGATCACGAAATAATCGCAGCCCGCCCCCTGCATTTGCCGGGGCGGCGGGAGCAGGGCCTGCTGGATGGTGCGGGCGTAATTGATGCTTTCCCGAACTTGCTCGTTGGCGGCCTCGGCCTGGGCCATGGCCACTTTGAGGTCGGCATTGGCCTTGGTCAACTCTTCCCCCCGTTTTTCCAGGATACCCACCATGGTGGAAAGCTGGGCCAGGGAGGGGTGGAACACGATCAGGAACTCCAACAGTAACACCAGCAGGCCGAGGGCGGGGATCGCCAACTCCAACCGCTTCAAGCCCTGGATCCGCGCCTTGGCCTCCGCGTCGAACTGAAAGGTGATCTGGTCCATCAACT contains the following coding sequences:
- a CDS encoding DUF1987 domain-containing protein, whose amino-acid sequence is MNRLNLEPTRSTPAVHFDPGTHLLELKGESYPENAAKFYSPIFDWLDQYLAVVTQAPLVLNVEMIYFNSSSSMILLKMFDRLDQVATAGRPVTINWRFASENDVAKECGEEFQAEVTAVRFNLVPLTKGVA
- a CDS encoding SpoIIE family protein phosphatase, with translation MKLIETDQSSAQGATPSRHRLFRMKVVYGIALTFIAVTIVSSALIMLYALKRNEGDSRVINLSGRQRMLSQRLTKCVLAMEREPAAATAEGRPAEIEKSLKDWMAAHEGLQYGNPAIGLPVRENSPEIRSLFQKIENPYRDMVQAVTAVQRLLAAKVELRGNPELKRASSAMLAREPFFLQLMDQITFQFDAEAKARIQGLKRLELAIPALGLLVLLLEFLIVFHPSLAQLSTMVGILEKRGEELTKANADLKVAMAQAEAANEQVRESINYARTIQQALLPPPRQMQGAGCDYFVIWSPRDVIGGDLYWLEERGGDFTVAAIDCTGHGVAGAILTMLAGSVLHRAVSIHGNRSPARLLAEMNHLIRLTLSREAKNTLSDDGLDMAICHVSRSGGYLEFAGARQSLFYVRGAEVVEVKGDNESIGYQSSAEHHQFQNHRVPLAEVRAFYLTTDGLLGQVGAASLLPFGKNALREFIAAHHAKPFAEQRQLLSERLTRHMGGETQRDDITVMGFGLERPGNFTAVSAGNLVG
- a CDS encoding SiaB family protein kinase; the protein is MLNELYGLHTRLQQEGIMFAFSGPVSQRVIEGIGETLKQKMELEDAGMTTVQRVFSVFVEQMQNVVNYSAHQLTPPDNVDGELRVGTLIVGSEAGHFYVLCGNLIQREKMDAIREQLEQLHSLNREELKALYRERRKAADLPGRKGAGLGFIDMARKASRPMEHAFSDVDDTHVFFSIKAVIEGEPSA